The following proteins are encoded in a genomic region of Chloracidobacterium sp.:
- a CDS encoding GNAT family N-acetyltransferase has translation MPEVKIRKAAAEDAKLLTDLSYTTFWDAFAHHPKNAPDDLAHYMRQAFSIEQITEELADERNIFLVAHIGEKPAGYAKLIIESREEGITAERPIELARLYSHQEYIGKGVGQDLMDECFRLAAEGLHDVMWLGVWEFNPRAIRFYEKNGFRIVGKHNFRLGSDPQIDLLMQRGI, from the coding sequence ATGCCCGAAGTTAAGATCAGAAAGGCCGCGGCAGAGGATGCGAAGCTTTTGACCGACCTGTCGTACACGACATTTTGGGATGCTTTTGCGCATCATCCGAAGAACGCGCCCGACGACCTTGCACACTATATGCGGCAGGCGTTCTCGATCGAGCAGATCACGGAAGAATTAGCCGACGAGCGGAACATCTTCCTCGTCGCGCACATCGGCGAAAAGCCCGCAGGTTACGCAAAACTCATCATCGAAAGTCGTGAAGAGGGCATTACCGCCGAGCGTCCGATCGAGCTCGCACGCCTCTATTCGCATCAGGAATACATAGGCAAAGGCGTCGGCCAAGACCTTATGGACGAGTGCTTTCGGCTTGCGGCCGAGGGCTTGCACGATGTGATGTGGCTCGGCGTGTGGGAGTTCAATCCGCGTGCGATCCGCTTCTATGAAAAGAACGGCTTCCGTATCGTCGGCAAACACAATTTCCGGCTCGGCTCCGACCCGCAGATCGACCTGCTGATGCAGCGCGGCATCTGA
- a CDS encoding acyl-CoA dehydrogenase — translation MSTAGAALAATGLTVLSEEEELFRQAVREFAEGEVRPRVEHMEKDAKLDPELIKQCFELGLMAIESPEEYGGAGSTIFNAILAIEELARVDASISVFVDVHNTLVTNAFLKWGSDELKKKYMPQLASGRVGAYALSEAGSGSDAFALTTRAADNGDHYEITGQKLWITNGNEAEIFIIFATLDPEAGYKGITAFIVEKGFGGFTVGKKEDKLGIRASSTTELILDNCKVPKENVLGEIGKGYKVSIETLNEGRIGIAAQMLGIAQGAYEAALNYTAEREQFGSTLNSFQAVQFQLAEMAVEIEATRLLVYNAARLKDAGKSFLKEAAIAKLYSSRCAEAVASKAIELYGGYGYVKDYPVEKFWRDSKIGSIYEGTSNMQLQTIAKLITSGK, via the coding sequence ATGAGCACAGCAGGAGCAGCACTTGCAGCAACAGGATTGACCGTACTATCGGAAGAAGAGGAATTGTTTCGCCAGGCAGTTCGCGAATTTGCCGAGGGCGAGGTTCGGCCGCGCGTCGAGCATATGGAAAAAGACGCCAAGCTCGACCCTGAACTTATAAAGCAATGCTTCGAACTCGGCCTCATGGCGATCGAATCGCCCGAGGAATACGGCGGTGCCGGGTCGACCATCTTCAACGCGATACTTGCGATCGAGGAACTGGCTCGAGTTGACGCCAGCATCTCGGTATTCGTTGACGTTCACAACACGCTTGTAACGAATGCCTTCTTAAAATGGGGCAGCGATGAACTGAAGAAAAAGTATATGCCGCAGCTTGCTTCGGGCCGTGTCGGCGCCTATGCATTGTCTGAGGCAGGCTCGGGTTCAGACGCTTTTGCCCTTACGACACGTGCTGCGGATAATGGCGACCATTACGAGATAACGGGCCAAAAGCTCTGGATCACGAACGGCAATGAGGCTGAAATATTCATCATCTTTGCAACGCTCGACCCCGAAGCTGGCTACAAGGGCATCACGGCATTCATCGTCGAGAAAGGCTTTGGGGGCTTTACCGTCGGCAAGAAAGAGGACAAGCTCGGCATACGCGCATCCTCGACGACCGAGCTTATACTCGATAACTGCAAAGTGCCGAAGGAGAACGTTCTCGGCGAGATCGGCAAAGGCTACAAGGTCTCGATCGAAACTCTTAACGAAGGCCGCATCGGCATCGCCGCCCAAATGCTCGGCATCGCCCAAGGCGCGTACGAGGCCGCGCTCAACTACACCGCCGAACGCGAACAGTTCGGCTCGACACTCAATTCATTCCAGGCCGTTCAGTTCCAGCTTGCCGAAATGGCCGTTGAGATCGAGGCGACACGTCTGCTCGTCTATAATGCCGCGAGATTAAAGGATGCCGGAAAATCGTTTTTGAAGGAAGCCGCGATCGCAAAGCTCTACTCGTCACGCTGCGCCGAGGCCGTCGCCTCAAAGGCCATCGAACTCTACGGCGGCTACGGCTACGTCAAAGACTATCCGGTCGAAAAATTTTGGCGCGACTCCAAGATCGGCTCCATCTACGAAGGCACGTCGAATATGCAGCTCCAAACTATCGCAAAACTCATAACCAGCGGAAAATAG
- a CDS encoding flippase-like domain-containing protein: MHIGISTEHISKIKIAAAILTVIGVVLFADMLWTVGLDELWGGIERFGAVGFAVILALFFVRIVIRAYAWSLSVYGPYYLKMRQTVPAVVIGEATSSVIPLGILMSGTAKAVAVRDRVPLAVGLSSVATENLFYSLVTSIFLVAGAVTFLRVSAVDEGWVWTINVLIVGIAAVLLFLILLVVKQWHFASEACERLYRRGHFRSILENGRLEVRLFENMIFGFYRRYPKRFLPICLFEVLYHAAGIAETYYILERLDPLRNSVMTSFLLESVSRLMAILFKLIPLTIGVDEAGAKFVGETVALAAGVGVTLALIRKGRMLFWTAIGFLLIVKRGLRFSSRPKTNT; the protein is encoded by the coding sequence GTGCATATAGGCATTTCCACCGAACATATAAGTAAGATCAAGATCGCCGCAGCAATTTTGACCGTCATCGGCGTCGTTTTGTTCGCGGATATGTTGTGGACAGTCGGCTTGGATGAGCTTTGGGGCGGGATCGAGCGTTTTGGTGCGGTCGGCTTTGCCGTGATCCTAGCTCTCTTTTTCGTGAGGATCGTCATCCGGGCATATGCCTGGTCGCTGTCCGTTTACGGGCCGTATTACCTGAAAATGCGGCAAACCGTGCCGGCGGTCGTTATCGGTGAAGCGACGAGCAGCGTCATTCCGCTCGGCATATTGATGAGCGGCACGGCAAAGGCAGTTGCGGTCCGCGACCGTGTGCCGCTCGCGGTCGGCCTATCGTCGGTGGCGACCGAGAATCTTTTCTACAGCCTTGTTACAAGCATATTTCTCGTTGCCGGAGCCGTAACGTTCCTGCGCGTCTCGGCGGTGGATGAAGGCTGGGTGTGGACGATCAATGTCCTGATCGTCGGCATCGCCGCCGTGCTGCTTTTCCTGATACTGCTTGTCGTAAAGCAATGGCATTTCGCCAGCGAGGCGTGCGAACGCCTTTACAGACGCGGGCATTTCCGCTCGATACTCGAGAACGGGCGGCTCGAAGTTCGGCTTTTCGAGAATATGATCTTCGGTTTTTATCGCCGATATCCGAAGCGGTTCCTGCCCATCTGCCTCTTCGAAGTGCTTTATCATGCTGCGGGCATTGCCGAGACCTACTATATCCTTGAGCGGCTCGACCCGCTGCGGAACAGTGTTATGACCTCGTTCCTGCTCGAATCGGTAAGCCGGCTGATGGCGATACTCTTCAAGCTGATACCGCTCACGATCGGCGTGGATGAGGCGGGTGCGAAGTTCGTCGGCGAAACCGTCGCTCTTGCCGCAGGCGTCGGTGTAACGCTTGCCCTCATACGAAAGGGCAGGATGCTGTTCTGGACGGCTATAGGCTTTCTCCTGATCGTAAAACGCGGCCTTCGCTTTAGCAGTAGGCCAAAAACTAATACCTGA
- a CDS encoding serine hydrolase produces the protein MKKFSLSLLATLFLCTVAFGQQTLDAKLKEIDDYANTVMDTWKPNAVGMAIAIVKDDKVVFEKGYGLRDINKPDEKVDPDTLFAIASNSKAFTTACLAILVDEGKIKWDDKVSKYLTDFEMYDPWVTSELTIRDIVSHRVGLATFSGDLLWYDTTYTTDEMLRRVRYLKPVYGFRSGYGYQNLMYIAAGRIVEKVSGKPWAEFVHDRILTPLGMNRTTTSIRDIKDNFASPHNESGGKLRALPLGMLDHAIGAVRLNSSVHDLSKWIRLQLGRGTFEGKTVFSQAQSWQMWSPNTLQYISEPASRANPTRHYSAYAMGWGTYDYYGRKIVNHSGGLDGMLSYTVLIPEDNIGFVVLTNNESPAFQIMMAKIRDVLVGAKPRDWNAEAVKQTAANKVADEAEIKRVDAARVQGTKPSLDMTKYAGTYRSQMYGDVTVGVENGGLVMRFGPTPNFVADLEHWHYDTWQIHWRPSVHYNFPRGFVTFTIDKNADTYQLKIDQPNSDFWFYELELYRVPPTGSGR, from the coding sequence ATGAAAAAGTTCAGTTTGTCGTTACTCGCAACGCTATTTCTCTGCACAGTGGCTTTCGGCCAGCAGACGCTTGACGCGAAACTCAAAGAGATCGATGACTATGCCAACACCGTAATGGATACGTGGAAGCCCAACGCCGTCGGCATGGCGATCGCGATCGTAAAGGATGACAAGGTCGTCTTTGAAAAGGGCTACGGCCTGCGTGACATCAATAAACCCGACGAAAAGGTCGATCCCGACACGCTCTTTGCCATCGCCTCGAATTCAAAGGCCTTCACGACCGCGTGCCTGGCGATACTCGTTGACGAAGGGAAGATCAAATGGGACGACAAGGTCTCAAAGTACCTGACGGACTTTGAGATGTATGACCCTTGGGTAACGAGCGAGTTGACGATCCGCGACATTGTCTCGCATCGCGTCGGGCTTGCGACGTTCAGCGGCGACCTTCTTTGGTACGACACAACATACACGACCGATGAGATGCTGCGGCGCGTCCGGTATCTGAAGCCCGTTTACGGCTTCCGCAGCGGGTACGGCTACCAGAACCTGATGTATATCGCCGCAGGCCGCATCGTCGAGAAAGTGTCGGGCAAGCCTTGGGCTGAATTCGTGCATGATCGGATACTGACGCCGCTCGGGATGAACCGTACAACGACGAGCATCCGCGATATCAAGGATAATTTCGCATCGCCGCATAACGAGTCGGGCGGCAAGCTGCGTGCGTTGCCGCTCGGTATGCTTGACCACGCGATCGGCGCCGTACGGCTCAATTCATCGGTACACGACCTCTCGAAGTGGATCCGCCTTCAGCTCGGCCGCGGCACCTTTGAGGGCAAAACCGTTTTCAGCCAAGCCCAAAGCTGGCAGATGTGGTCGCCGAATACTCTGCAGTACATATCGGAACCGGCATCACGGGCTAACCCGACGCGGCATTACAGCGCTTACGCGATGGGCTGGGGAACGTACGATTATTACGGCCGAAAGATCGTGAACCACAGCGGCGGCCTCGACGGCATGCTGTCCTACACGGTGCTGATCCCCGAAGACAACATCGGCTTTGTCGTGCTTACCAATAACGAATCGCCCGCATTCCAGATAATGATGGCAAAGATACGCGATGTGCTCGTAGGTGCTAAGCCGCGCGATTGGAATGCCGAGGCCGTCAAGCAGACCGCCGCGAACAAAGTTGCGGATGAGGCCGAGATCAAAAGGGTTGATGCCGCACGCGTTCAAGGCACAAAACCTTCGCTCGATATGACAAAATATGCGGGAACGTACAGAAGCCAGATGTATGGCGATGTTACGGTAGGTGTTGAGAATGGCGGGCTTGTGATGCGTTTCGGCCCGACACCGAACTTTGTTGCGGACCTCGAACATTGGCATTACGACACGTGGCAGATACATTGGCGGCCATCAGTGCATTACAACTTCCCGCGCGGATTCGTTACATTTACGATCGATAAGAACGCAGATACATATCAGCTCAAGATCGACCAGCCGAACAGTGATTTCTGGTTCTACGAGCTAGAACTCTATCGAGTGCCGCCGACAGGCTCAGGGCGATAA
- a CDS encoding aminotransferase class IV, translating into MMADNSFLYGKGVFTTVAVRGGEPFLWDKHWRRLKLAAERTGIGLNGFAEADVLAGVKAKIAASSFDAARVRITFSDRTPSSLWPSEADPGDGPELSLIAGAIRPVPTPFRVTFSPFPVNSRSPIAGIKTCNYLEPLLAIEEARGRGYNEAIRMNERGHIVGGCMANIFWGKGGRLFTPALVTGCLAGTTREFVTEALECNEIAAGADELIGADMICFTSAGLGVTAVNTLDGRELRDVSHPIMSLLGQRT; encoded by the coding sequence ATGATGGCGGACAACAGCTTTCTCTACGGAAAAGGCGTCTTTACGACGGTTGCCGTCCGCGGCGGCGAGCCATTTCTTTGGGATAAGCATTGGCGGCGTCTTAAATTGGCCGCAGAACGAACTGGCATTGGCCTTAACGGCTTTGCAGAAGCGGACGTACTTGCCGGCGTAAAGGCCAAGATCGCCGCAAGTTCATTCGATGCGGCACGCGTACGCATAACCTTTAGCGACAGAACGCCGAGCAGCCTTTGGCCGTCAGAAGCCGATCCGGGCGACGGCCCGGAATTATCGCTCATTGCTGGGGCGATCAGGCCGGTGCCGACGCCGTTCCGCGTCACATTCTCGCCGTTTCCGGTGAATTCACGTTCGCCGATTGCCGGCATAAAGACCTGCAACTACCTTGAGCCGCTACTTGCGATCGAAGAGGCCCGCGGCCGCGGCTATAACGAAGCGATACGGATGAATGAGCGCGGACACATCGTCGGCGGTTGTATGGCAAACATTTTCTGGGGAAAAGGCGGCCGATTGTTCACGCCGGCACTTGTGACGGGATGCCTTGCCGGCACGACCAGAGAGTTCGTTACGGAAGCTCTGGAATGTAATGAGATCGCCGCCGGAGCTGATGAACTGATCGGAGCGGATATGATCTGCTTTACGTCAGCGGGACTGGGCGTAACGGCCGTCAATACCCTCGACGGCCGCGAACTGCGGGACGTGAGCCACCCGATCATGAGCCTTTTGGGTCAGCGCACCTGA
- a CDS encoding alpha/beta hydrolase, translating into MKKRNIAIAIGGAVGAAVAVKLLTRPATVTWEEASPFVAHAERSKFIHVDGVKMHYQEFGSHSAPTILLIHGYTASANVWKTVAPMLAENGFHVIAPDLVGFGYTEKPRWFDYSIQTQARMLARLLVRLGVGRCVVIGSSYGGAVAMELTLDNDEKVEKLVLVDTVINDGIKRHPILRLASVPGLGEAITPFLCDSKALTRLRMNGSLAAANRSMVTDERVASAVRPLAAADAHHSVLATARNWNAARFERDAQLITQPTLIIWGDSDTIIPASNGHKLHQEMLNSRFVILKDCGHMPQEEKSGLFAALVTEFCNDKKGHIAEPSGGAADLIA; encoded by the coding sequence ATGAAAAAACGCAATATCGCTATCGCTATCGGAGGAGCTGTCGGCGCAGCCGTCGCCGTAAAATTGCTGACGCGGCCGGCGACGGTAACATGGGAAGAAGCGTCGCCATTCGTGGCTCACGCTGAGCGGTCAAAGTTCATCCATGTTGACGGCGTAAAGATGCATTATCAGGAATTCGGCTCGCATTCGGCGCCGACGATCCTGTTGATCCACGGCTACACTGCATCGGCAAATGTTTGGAAGACGGTCGCTCCGATGCTGGCCGAGAATGGGTTTCACGTCATCGCACCCGATCTTGTCGGATTCGGCTATACGGAAAAGCCGCGTTGGTTCGACTACTCGATCCAGACGCAGGCGCGCATGCTCGCACGGTTGCTGGTACGTCTCGGCGTAGGCCGATGCGTCGTGATCGGCAGTTCGTACGGCGGCGCTGTCGCGATGGAATTGACGCTCGATAACGACGAAAAGGTCGAAAAGCTCGTGCTCGTCGATACGGTCATCAATGACGGCATCAAGCGGCACCCGATATTACGCCTGGCATCGGTTCCCGGACTTGGCGAGGCAATTACACCGTTCCTTTGCGACTCAAAGGCCCTTACGCGATTGCGTATGAACGGCTCGCTGGCAGCGGCGAACCGTTCGATGGTTACCGATGAACGTGTCGCGTCAGCCGTAAGGCCGCTTGCCGCCGCCGATGCGCATCATTCGGTGCTTGCGACGGCACGCAACTGGAACGCCGCACGCTTCGAACGCGATGCACAGCTCATCACGCAGCCGACGCTCATCATTTGGGGCGACAGCGACACGATCATTCCGGCTTCCAATGGCCATAAGCTGCATCAAGAGATGCTGAACTCACGCTTCGTCATACTCAAGGACTGCGGCCATATGCCGCAAGAGGAAAAAAGCGGCCTGTTCGCCGCACTTGTTACCGAATTCTGCAATGATAAGAAAGGCCATATCGCCGAACCGTCGGGCGGTGCTGCGGACCTTATAGCATGA
- the truB gene encoding tRNA pseudouridine(55) synthase TruB, translated as MYAVDGILVIDKPAGITSHDVVARVRRILRTKRVGHTGTLDPFATGVMAVLVGRATRLAQFLEKDEKEYFATAAFGFETDTGDADGKPTRECRLPVPAGAVEAVLPRFIGEIEQLPPMYSAKKIGGTKLYELARKGIEVQREPIKIRIDALEIVRPLTDADPAAMQFRVVCSAGTYVRTLAEDIARAAGTLAHLVELRRVRSGRFGIEQSIALERLAEAGDPSALLLPMKRAVEHLPVYALDAERSKRTLSGLSTRVFGHTFADNETAAMISDTGELIAVGRYDAEKNALCPKVVLV; from the coding sequence ATGTACGCAGTGGACGGCATTCTGGTGATCGACAAACCGGCTGGCATCACTTCGCACGATGTGGTCGCACGGGTTCGGCGCATATTGAGGACAAAGCGTGTCGGCCACACGGGCACGCTCGATCCGTTCGCCACCGGAGTTATGGCGGTGCTCGTCGGCCGTGCTACGCGGCTCGCGCAGTTCCTCGAAAAGGACGAGAAGGAATACTTTGCGACAGCCGCATTCGGATTCGAGACCGACACGGGTGATGCGGACGGCAAACCGACGCGCGAGTGCAGGCTGCCTGTCCCTGCCGGAGCGGTCGAGGCCGTGCTGCCGCGTTTTATCGGCGAGATCGAGCAGCTTCCGCCGATGTATTCGGCAAAAAAGATCGGCGGCACGAAGCTTTATGAGCTTGCACGAAAGGGCATTGAGGTTCAGCGAGAGCCGATAAAGATCCGCATCGATGCCCTCGAGATCGTACGGCCGTTAACCGACGCAGATCCGGCTGCGATGCAGTTTCGCGTTGTGTGTTCGGCAGGCACGTATGTGCGAACTCTTGCCGAAGATATTGCACGGGCGGCCGGTACACTTGCCCATCTTGTCGAATTGCGGCGAGTACGCTCGGGTCGGTTCGGTATTGAACAGAGCATTGCACTCGAGAGGCTTGCCGAAGCGGGCGATCCTTCGGCACTATTGCTGCCGATGAAGCGTGCGGTCGAACATCTGCCTGTTTACGCCCTCGACGCCGAACGCTCAAAGCGGACGCTTAGCGGCCTCTCGACAAGGGTTTTCGGGCATACATTTGCCGATAACGAAACGGCGGCTATGATATCCGACACGGGTGAATTGATCGCCGTCGGGCGTTATGATGCTGAGAAAAATGCTCTATGCCCAAAGGTCGTTCTGGTATAA
- a CDS encoding RecX family transcriptional regulator produces the protein MRRRRTKISEDERCVADRERSRKRTMDRAVRLLAAKARSVEELRECLLEKLWTDGEIVDAVIEKLKEYRYLDDEQFARDLAVSKLRQKAQGRRRLRYSMSQKKIDPHTVDAALDDAFEKLPESDLIDTAIERRLRLRGRPETFEDRKKLFDHLLRRGFDLDLVRSKISSLGDISGSYESGEQ, from the coding sequence GTGCGGCGAAGACGTACAAAGATCAGCGAAGACGAACGCTGCGTTGCCGATCGCGAAAGGTCGCGAAAGCGTACGATGGACCGCGCGGTGCGGCTGCTTGCCGCAAAGGCCCGTTCGGTTGAAGAGCTGCGCGAATGCCTTTTGGAAAAGCTCTGGACCGACGGCGAGATAGTCGATGCCGTGATAGAAAAGCTCAAAGAGTACAGATACCTCGATGATGAGCAATTCGCACGTGATCTCGCGGTGTCAAAGCTCAGGCAAAAAGCTCAAGGGCGGCGAAGGCTTCGTTACTCAATGTCGCAAAAGAAGATCGATCCGCACACGGTCGATGCCGCGCTCGATGACGCATTCGAAAAGCTGCCTGAGAGTGATCTGATCGATACGGCCATAGAAAGGCGTTTGCGTTTGCGAGGCCGTCCCGAAACCTTCGAAGATCGTAAAAAGCTGTTCGATCATCTGCTCCGCCGCGGCTTCGACCTCGACCTCGTCCGCAGTAAGATCAGTTCGCTCGGTGATATATCAGGATCTTATGAAAGCGGCGAGCAGTAA
- a CDS encoding response regulator transcription factor: MEQPIRLLLIESQPLTRIGIRAVLAEENDIELVGDAGDLENGAVKFKELRPDVTLLGLRFPESCAIDDLDKYFVITPKAKIIVLADHAGDVEITKALRKGAAGYVCKDIAPDELVKAIRKVATGRKYIPDEIAAVLSEHIGQEELTPTESNVLRMIVGGMSNKEIAFALDVSENTIKSHASNIFDKLGVSDRTSAATMAIRRGMVRLDI, translated from the coding sequence GTGGAACAGCCCATAAGATTGCTTTTGATCGAAAGCCAACCGCTCACGCGAATCGGTATTCGCGCGGTTTTGGCGGAAGAAAATGATATTGAGTTGGTCGGCGACGCCGGAGATCTTGAGAATGGTGCCGTCAAATTCAAGGAGCTTCGACCTGATGTAACGCTTTTAGGGCTGCGGTTCCCTGAGTCTTGTGCAATAGACGATCTTGATAAATACTTTGTAATTACACCAAAGGCAAAAATAATCGTCCTTGCGGATCACGCCGGTGATGTCGAGATCACAAAGGCGTTGAGAAAAGGTGCGGCGGGCTATGTCTGCAAGGATATCGCCCCTGATGAGCTTGTAAAAGCGATCCGCAAGGTGGCCACAGGCCGCAAATATATTCCGGACGAGATAGCCGCAGTATTGAGCGAACACATTGGCCAGGAAGAACTTACGCCGACGGAATCGAACGTTCTGAGAATGATCGTCGGCGGAATGTCGAACAAAGAGATCGCCTTTGCCCTCGATGTCTCGGAGAACACGATAAAATCGCACGCAAGCAATATTTTCGATAAGTTGGGCGTCTCGGACCGCACTTCGGCCGCGACGATGGCGATACGCCGCGGAATGGTTAGGCTGGATATATGA
- a CDS encoding class I SAM-dependent methyltransferase: protein MNDIKNALTDYAELFTSPESLVLKELRENCFANYSNSSMLSGFVQGRILSMFSNMIRPRRVLEIGTYLGYSALCFAEGLTDDGKVITIDIQEETNKVARSYAARTEYAGRIDFLLGQALEIIPTLDEVFDLVFIDADKLNYAAYYDIVFEKVRSGGFIIADNVLWSGRVLDREKDTETQAMHDFNQKIQADTRVENLLLPVRDGLMVMRKL, encoded by the coding sequence ATGAACGACATAAAGAACGCTTTGACCGACTACGCAGAGCTGTTCACATCGCCTGAAAGCCTGGTTTTGAAAGAGCTTCGTGAGAATTGCTTTGCGAATTACAGCAATTCGTCGATGCTCTCGGGGTTCGTGCAGGGACGGATCTTGTCGATGTTCTCGAATATGATACGCCCGCGAAGAGTGCTCGAGATCGGCACCTATCTCGGATATTCCGCACTTTGTTTTGCCGAAGGCCTTACCGATGACGGAAAAGTAATTACAATAGACATACAAGAAGAGACGAATAAAGTTGCGCGCTCATATGCGGCACGTACCGAATACGCCGGCCGCATTGATTTCCTTCTCGGCCAAGCTCTGGAGATCATCCCGACGCTCGATGAAGTATTCGACCTCGTCTTTATCGACGCTGACAAGCTGAATTACGCGGCCTATTACGACATCGTCTTCGAAAAGGTGCGATCGGGCGGCTTTATCATCGCTGATAACGTCCTATGGAGCGGCCGCGTCCTCGACCGCGAAAAGGACACGGAGACCCAAGCCATGCACGACTTTAATCAAAAGATACAAGCAGACACACGCGTCGAGAATCTTCTGCTGCCCGTTAGGGATGGGTTGATGGTGATGCGGAAACTTTAA
- a CDS encoding pirin family protein, whose translation MTVKTVAARDMKLVERIVAPPPRHWVGDGFHVSGFFPHGPLTGERMSPFFLLDYNAKMTFAPRERPYGVGPHPHRGFETVTIAYKGRVAHHDSRGGGGVIDEGDVQWMTAGSGLLHKEYYEKEFSSRGGTFHVVQLWVNLPAKDKMTPPKYQAITNAEMGRVALPLGGEAEIIAGEYNGQKGPATTFTPVHLINFRTKAGEKFELSYPASYTTAILAVEGSALINGGETLPLDHLALFERSGETVSIETPEDSVLLMMSGEPLNEPIAQYGPFLMNTREELEQAFDDYRSGKFGHLDD comes from the coding sequence ATGACAGTAAAGACAGTTGCGGCAAGAGATATGAAGCTAGTTGAGAGGATTGTGGCGCCGCCGCCGAGGCATTGGGTAGGCGACGGGTTTCATGTGAGCGGATTTTTTCCGCACGGGCCGCTGACCGGCGAGCGGATGAGTCCGTTCTTTTTACTTGATTACAACGCGAAGATGACGTTCGCTCCGCGTGAACGGCCGTACGGTGTCGGGCCGCATCCGCATCGCGGATTTGAGACGGTAACGATCGCATACAAGGGCAGGGTCGCGCACCACGACAGTCGGGGCGGCGGCGGCGTGATCGATGAGGGCGATGTTCAATGGATGACGGCGGGCAGCGGCCTGCTCCACAAAGAGTATTACGAAAAGGAGTTCTCAAGCCGCGGCGGGACGTTCCACGTCGTGCAGCTTTGGGTAAACTTGCCCGCGAAAGACAAGATGACGCCGCCGAAGTATCAGGCGATCACGAATGCCGAGATGGGCCGCGTCGCTCTGCCGCTCGGCGGCGAAGCCGAGATCATCGCAGGCGAGTACAACGGCCAAAAGGGCCCGGCAACGACATTTACGCCCGTGCACCTGATCAATTTCCGTACGAAGGCGGGCGAGAAATTCGAGTTGTCGTATCCGGCGAGCTACACGACGGCGATCTTGGCGGTCGAAGGCTCGGCCTTGATCAACGGCGGAGAAACGCTGCCGCTCGATCACCTTGCGCTGTTCGAACGTTCGGGAGAGACCGTCTCGATCGAAACACCCGAAGACAGTGTGCTGCTAATGATGAGCGGCGAACCGCTTAACGAGCCGATCGCACAGTACGGGCCGTTCCTGATGAACACGCGCGAAGAACTCGAACAGGCGTTCGACGACTATCGATCGGGCAAATTCGGCCATCTTGACGATTGA